In a genomic window of Kwoniella mangroviensis CBS 8507 chromosome 2, whole genome shotgun sequence:
- a CDS encoding OPT family small oligopeptide transporter — translation MSIYKYHSIPLENLDEARQSASAYENEDEYEFDEVDNVSSDRKNDVLLPPRIYDEEVPLEHDKDKDKDKDKDLHQDPDALGVGHQVNLVEVPFATTPDGHRLTVGDTLPEVKAVALETDDPDEPCETIRAYVLGTIVASVGVALNVWFGARQPGIFISPFLAQLLSYPIGVALARLLPKTKFTTFGRTWTLNPGPFTMKEHALIVLMATVSFPTATAVDVIIAIRQPVFFNDPEMGDNKGFQFLVVLSTQFLGFGVAGLARDCLVYPSAMTWPLNLAKLSLFNALHRRKVNEYGVVTLPKEGEDEQQDPPVHGWKVSMFRFCLYATTASFVWFLFTAFIFPSLTYFNWPTWINPTNKKLAIIMGSITGLGLNPIPTLDWTYISGAGLTPLITPWWATVSTFIGASIGYIIIAAIYFTNTWYSAYLVPNSNQAFDRFGAYYNVTAVLSADRTLDVDAYRAYSPLYFGAGYNVVITAYFASYSAILTYALLNHWSDLKKGYRTGVRRFKTMLNKKNKNEHEDTIHHFPDYDIHYALMTRYKEVPQWWFLVIMVFSVVLGIIMCEVYNTTMPVWGIFCCLAMVLVFAIPTGIIQAISNMQMSLVILAEIIPGIAIPGPPYANMIFKLYGWVSLSMTLLYVLDQKLAHYLHLPPRATFRAQMWGCTISSFISIAIINWQFKAIPDLCMPGQKDLMTCPYYTTFYSSALLFGVVGPERMYGSLGLYKHTLWGFLAGAVLVAMAWAAKKRWPNKLTRNINVPVIIFGVMYFAPYNWSFVWSGVPLAWFFMSYVFKRFPAWWNKYCYVLSIGLTVGAAISGVIQFFCITYPGGIMPSWWGKTVYESGCDALGCPLNEMPEVGYFGPGPGEYL, via the exons ATGTCGATATATAAGTATCATTCGATACCTTTGGAGAACTTGGACGAAGCTCGCCAGTCCGCTTCTGCTTACGAGAACGAAGACGAATACGAATTTGACGAAGTAGACAACGTGTCATCGGATAGGAAAAATGATGTGCTTTTACCACCTAGGATATACGATGAGGAGGTACCACTAGAACatgataaagataaagataaagataaagataaagatcTACATCAAGATCCCGATGCTCTCGGTGTAGGACATCAAGTGAACCTTGTCGAAGTTCCCTTTGCGACTACTCCTGATGGACATCGATTGACGGTCGGCGATACTTTACCAGAAGTCAAAGCTGTCGCTCTCGAGACTGACGATCCCGATGAACCATGTGAAACTATTCGAGCTTACGTCCTTGGAACCATCGTGGCGTCGGTAGGTGTGGCTTTGAACGTATGGTTTGGTGCTCGTCAACCcggtatcttcatctcacctttcctcGCTCAACTCCTATCGTACCCCATCGGTGTCGCACTTGCAAGACTACTTCCCAAAACGAAGTTCACAACTTTTGGCAGGACATGGACGTTGAATCCTGGCCCCTTCACAATGAAAGAGCATGCCTTG ATCGTGCTAATGGCGACAGTGTCGTTCCCAACCGCTACAGCCGTCGATGTCATCATCGCCATTCGACAACCTGTCTTCTTCAACGATCCTGAGATGGGTGACAACAAGGGATTCCAATTCCTTGTTGTTCTCTCAACTCAATTTTTAGGGTTCGGTGTCGCAGGTCTCGCTAGAGATTGTCTGGTCTACCCATCAGCCATGACTTGGCCTTTGAACTTGGCAAAATTATCCTTATTCAATGCTCTTCACCGAAGAAAGGTAAACGAATATGGTGTGGTGACTTTACCCAAGGAAGGCGAAGACGAACAACAAGATCCGCCTGTACATGGATGGAAAGTCTCGATGTTCCGATTCTGTCTATACGCCACTACTGCGAGTTTCGTTTGGTTCCTCTTCACagctttcatcttcccttccttgaCTTACTTCAATTGGCCAACTTGGATCAACCCTACTAACAAGAAATTGGCCATTATCATGGGATCGATCACGGGTCTG GGTCTTAACCCTATTCCCACCCTCGATTGGACATATATCAGTGGTGCAGGTCTCACACCCCTTATCACACCTTGGTGGGCTACTGTGTCAACTTTCA TCGGTGCATCGATCGGttatatcatcatcgctgCCATCTACTTCACCAACACATGGTACAGCGCATACCTCGTGCCCAATTCCAATCAAGCCTTTGACCGATTTGGAGCCTATTACAACGTTACCGCTGTGCTCAGTGCAGACAGGACTTTGGATGTTGACGCATACCGAGCGTATTCTCC TCTTTACTTTGGTGCTGGGTACAACGTAGTCATCACAGCTTATTTCGCTTCCTACTCTGCCATTCTCACCTATGCCTTGCTCAATCACTGGTCTGATCTCAAGAAAGGATATCGAACCGGAGTTCGCCGATTCAAAACAAtgttgaacaagaagaacaaaaacGAACATGAAGATACCATTCACCATTTCCCAGACTACGATATTCATTACGCTCTCATGACGAGGTACAAGGAGGTGCCTCAATGGTGGTTCTTGGTGATCATGGTGTTTTCAGTCGTACTTGGTATAATCATGTGCGAAGTTTACAATACCACGATGCCAGTTTGGGGTATCTTCTGTTGCTTGGCTATGGTTCTTGTCTTTGCCATCCCGACTGGTATCATCCAGGCGATCTCT AACATGCAAATGTCTTTAGTCATTCTCGCCGAGATTATCCCTGGTATCGCCATTCCTGGACCACCCTATGCCAATATGATTTTCAAGTTATACGGATGGGTATCGCTCAGTATGACCTTACTTTACGTCTTGGATCAGAAACTGGCCCATTACCTACATCTACCACCTAGAGCTACGTTCAGAGCTCAGATGTGGGGTTGTACTATCAGTTCTTTCATCTCGATCGCTATCATCAACTGGCAGTTCAAGGCTATCCCCGATCTGTGTATGCCTGGTCAGAAAGATCTTATGACCTGTCCTTActac ACCACCTTCTACTCTTCTGCTTTGTTGTTCGGTGTAGTCGGTCCAGAAAGGATGTACGGTAGCTTAGGGTTGTACAAACACACCTTGTGGGGTTTCTTGGCCGGTGCAGTATTAGTTGCGATGGCTTGGGCAGCTAAGAAGAGATGGCCTAACAAGTTGACAAGGA ATATCAACGTCCCTGTCATTATCTTTGGTGTTATGTACTTTGCACCTTACAATTGGTCTTTCGTCTGGTCCGGTGTACCATTGGCGTGGTTCTTCATGTCATACGTCTTCAAGAGATTCCCAGCATGGTGGAACAAATACTGCTATGTGTTATCTATCGGATTAACGGTCGGTGCTGCTATCAGCGGTGTCATCCAGTTCTTCTGTATTACCTACCCTGGTGGGATCATGCCTTCTTGGTGGGGAAAAACCGTTTACGAGTCCG GCTGCGATGCTCTGGGATGTCCGTTGAACGAAATGCCAGAAGTAGGATACTTCGGTCCAGGA CCTGGTGAATACTTGTAG